The Ascaphus truei isolate aAscTru1 chromosome 20, aAscTru1.hap1, whole genome shotgun sequence genome includes the window TTTCCTTCCTCAAAAATGTTCCTTCAAATCAATGAAAGGTGGATTGATCTCCCTCGTTTTGCCACCAAAGTCTCCCGATTGTTTTAACGTTGCCGATATTCGCTGGGTGGTGACTTCAAAAAGTATCTTGATTTCAAgatttaaacatacagtattaagGCAAAGTTGTCAGGACCTTATCAAAAGTATTTAAACAAAGGATCTTAAAATAGAGGTATagggcctttaaaaaaaaaaatgaaatccatTAAGGAAAACATAATTTCTTACTTCTTGGCATAACTCACTAACtagcagcaaatgggttaaacaTTTAATGACACTACTTTACTTTCATTTTCTCACCACCGATTTGGTTTTGAGGGATGACCCCGATGATTAGCTTTTGTACACTTTGCGGGCGCTATGGCCTAGGATTGGAAAAGTTATAAAGCACATCCTAAATTACGAAACGGTGAAAAATGGCAGAAAATACGCAATTACAGTCTCCGAGACATCATAATGGTAATGAATGGAAGAATACTATAACCCAGTAACACGTGGGCCAATTTAGGGAGGAGGTTATGTTTACTGGTTACGGTATATGTCTTGAATACACGTTTGTTGTATTGTCTCCAGCCTCTAACACTTTAGTACCGCTTTTGCTTTCTGTATCTCAACTTTACTCATTCTAATTGAGTAATTTCTAGTTCTTCATCCCATACTTGCTGACAATCCCATCACAGAGGTAGCTGCATCAATATACAACTACCACTGAAGGTGTTTTGATGAACACAAGATACTATGAAATGATTTGCCAGGAAGTGTAAGAAGTTGAAGTAGGAAACAAATTCACAAGGCTGTGGATTCAACATCTCCCACTTTAACCACTACACTCTCCCCTTCGTAATGTGTCAACATGAAGGTATTAGGCCTGGCTCATGTGTGAGTTCGTTTGTGTATCTCCAGGCCCGAATGCTCAGTgaaacttttcccacattcacCGCATATATAAAGCTTCTCCTCCGTGTGAGACCTCTGGTGCGTATGGAGAGATGAGGTGTCAGTGAAACTCTTCCCACATTCGGGGCATACAAACAGTACCACGGCGTGTGTTTTCTGGTGAATGAGCAGATGCGAGTTACGATTAAAGCTCTTCCCACATTCCCTACACACATACGGCATCTCGCCTGTGTGAGATTTCTGGTGTACAGCCAGTTGTGAGCTTCGATTAAATCCTTTGCCACATTCGCTGCAGGTGTACGGTTTCCCTACAGCATGAGCTTTCTGGTGACTAGCAAAACTTAAGTGGTTcttaaagcttttcccacattcaatGCATATATAAAGCATGTCTTTCATGTGCAGCCTCTGATGTGTAACAAGATGCGTCTTACTGGTAAAGTTCTTCCCACATTCAATACATGGATATGGCTTTTCTCCCGTGTGGGACCTCTGGTGTATTACCAGGTGTGAACTGTGAGTGAAGTTCTTCCCGCATTCACGGCATGTATAGggcttctcccctgtatgagttcTCTGGTGTAAAACAAGGTGTGCACTCTggatgaagcttttcccacattcggCACACTCAtatggtctttctcctgtgtggattctttggtgtctaATAAGACTTGAGATTTGAGTAAAGCTTTTTCCACACTGGTTGCATGCAtagggtttctcccctgtgtggattcgCTGATGTGTAACTAGGGCCGAGTTGTGGGGGAAGCTTTTTCCGCAGTCACTACATACGCAGCGTCTCTGTCCTCTATTCCTACGCCTAACTTTTGGTCGGCCACTGTTTTTACACTTATTTGCTTGTGTGATTTTGTGTAATGGATATGGGTCGACCACACCACAACTATTGCTATGAGCagatatatatagtgtctctGTGTGAGCTTCTTTCTCTATAGTGGACCCCTCAGCCGGATTTCTTCCAGTAGTTTTCAATTTGCTTGCTGTGGGTTGCTTTGCACAATTGTCTTCTCCATAATTATACTGGAGAATGTTGTCCATTGTCCCACCACATGGGTGTAGAAACATCTGAGGTACTCCTTGGTTAATTTGCCTCACCCAGTTTGCTGCAGAGTAATACATGATAAACACACTGTTATTCAAAGGCTAAAGAAAACACAATATGTATCACTGAATAGtgtagtacaggcagtcctcggttatccgacacaatgtgttactcaaaatggcgttggatagcgaaacgtcttaaagcaaaacacgttttcccataggaacactgtttaaattaaaggttccgttcctgaaggcatttataacactaaaatacaccaaatattttatgcaggcaataaaatacgcagcacacacataaattatatagtgtatatactgtattttatatatatatataatataacataaaatataataatatattaaatagtataatataatattatataatatatatattatatacacataaacaactttgcaaagcgttgtaagagcgttggataagccgttttggcgttgtaaaaatgaacataggtatgcattgcatagcgttggataagccattcgttgtaaagcgaagcgttgtaaaacgaggactgcctgtatagcagTTAAAAGTGTTGGCCTTGCAGACACAACCTTGAGGCTTCTGCTGGGCAAATCACGATGAGCTAAATTGATCAAACGCCGGAAAAAGTAAACATGTATAATATATGGAAGTTGTGGTTCAAGTGTTAAACTTGACTGGACAAACTCGGCGATCTGACTGCAGGATGTGTGCGACTGTGGGCAAATCCCTTTCTCTCCCTGTAATTGGGCAAAAGGGACTACTCAACGCGTATGCTTGACTAGAAGAAGTGTGTTGTAGTGCTTAGGGTGTTGGTCTTGAATACACAATCCAGCGTCTGAGTGTCAcctacggcacacctgtgagcacgtgacctgcatatgggactaGGATAATACAGCAACCTTGTTGACCCACTTTTCATCTTCCacaaaaggtccctcaaatgactaatatctcccctcaatccatcccaaGTCTGTCATGAAAAGCACACTtatgagcacgtgacttagatatgcaaccagtgttaatacacacggctaaactagccaactcacctttctccggCGCAAGGTACTTCAGATGAGTACATATTTACCCATTACTCGCTTTTAATCACATCGATCCGCTGCCACCAaccaagaaatatgcaaataaaatctatatctatctgccagggtctatgcacacacaaaaaatctgttgtagcaaaatgtgcccAAAAATATACTTTAAATCTATACAAAGCGTGCAAACAGTTCTCTCAGAGCCCAAAGCACCACTTAGTCAAGttttggtttaatatatatatatatatatatatatatatagttatacgttaccgttccgagaactggtaaacaagagacagcactcaatgttgaaaatcaaagtgtattagtgaggaaggtcctattctgtaggaccgaaactttggatttctggatgtatttttgctatcactaatacactttgattttcaacattgagtgctgtctcttgtttaccagtcCTCGGAACgataacgtataactacattctctatatgggacgtgcacctgtggcttaccagcacctattatatatatatatatatatatatatatatatatatatatatatatatatatatatatatatagtgcttaggctacagaaaaaaaaggattacaagaacatacagttacaataaatgcaaacCAGTTTTTGAGATGAAAAAaggataaaacaaacagaaatccctaCACAGTACGTTACCATGTCATAGGTCTTTCCCAGCGAGGTCACTGGCAAAGAAAGATAAAAATTAATGTGTCTGATCCCAGACAtgcctctgttgaattctgattttcagaAAATTTTCATTTGGTGAGATATATGTACtcttttttccccattgaaacaatATTAGCCCGCCCCTGTCGTAAATAAGCGTTGGCTCGCAGTTTTATGACTTAGAAATAAAACTCTGCTTTGTGACGTTTAAAAAGTTGGCTCAAAATATAAAAGGCCTCATGACTTTATGGCCATAATACTTAGACAAACGCGAGTCATATCATATCAGTAGGTTCAGGCGAGTTTGCTGAATGTAATAATACTCATTTTTACCGTGATCCTATATTTGAGACACAAAATGAATATCTGTTCCTGGCCCACCTTCTAAAACCTCAAGTGTTGGGCCTTATTGTATTTGTCTCCTTGCAACGAGTGCAAATCTCTCAACGTTATTCTTCAGAATTTATAATTTATCCTAATCCTAATTTATAATATAGCCCTCCAGCTAAGTGGCGACATGTTTTGTCACCTCTCCCTGTGATGCACAGAGGGATATTTCAACAAGGTTAAAGGTTTTCTTTTAGGCTGACAGCCCAGGGTCTGGCGATCGTCGACAGCCTTCTAAACTGTACACATTTCACTTTCAGTGGGCCATCTGTGATAGCTCCCCCCTCCAATTAAACCCTCTTTGTAGACAAGCACACACAGGAAGGATCTTGACCGgtcataaaaacaatttatttgtattctttgtCAAACTGTAGCCGCATTAACCATTGAAGTATcaaattgattaaaatacttaatatccccCGCCATTGCTCTACCTGCGTCCATGGTAGTGAAGCGGTCCCTGCTCATACCTGGGCTCCAGCAATACCGAACATAACACTGATAACGGACGGAGCGAAACTGTGATCTAACCCTCGATACTTGCAGTTTACCGCATCACATATGTAATAGACGCAACAAAAAGGGAATAATGGGAATACGCCCATTCGAAATGGAAAAGTAAACATTAGGGAAAGAAGCGCCTGCTCCGAAGTGCTTACAATCCATGTTGTAGACGGCTCATCTCGATTGGGAGACCCTGACTTACCTCGTTTGAAGAAGAGACTTCTGCAGTCTGGTAAGCTTATCCATAAGAAGAACAATGATTTATTGTAGCATTATTTCATGTTTGTGATTCCCACTGGTTGGAGCGCATAGGGCTGaggatctctctctttttttgttataGGTATTTGTCCTCTTTTTCCAACTGCAGCCTTGAATCTCACACCCATATCTATCGTGTTTTATCCGACAGTCAGCGTATTCCTAGTTGATTTAAGCCCATCCAAAAGTAATCCTTTTAATGATTGATATGTCGGTCCGTTAAAATAAAGGTATCATGACCTACAAATTATCTACCAAAGCAGCATGGCAGGGGGTCCCTCTGTGGCCAAGCGCCGGCGAAGTCTCGCTGCGACCAAAGCTTGGGTGCTCCCTAAAGGATGTAGTGTGTAGATGTATGTAACACAATATATAAGACAAGAACACAGATACTTATACTGGCCCCTTCCAGATACTTGCAGCTTGACCCAGAGAAGATCAACCCAAATCTTCTTATAACATCATGGATACAGGATATTGGTCAGCGCAAACTGTCAATCTCCAAAATAGAAAGACAATAATAAAAGGCTAATTGATAATGCCTCAATCACAGCAGGGAATATTCCCACAATAACAACAAcacagaaggaggggggggggggaatagtataatcaaagatatatatatctactcaCACAGCcctgtgtgagccccttccctcagaGAGATGTTTCTTCAAAGTCAGACACGTAAGCCTTCCTCTCTTTTGTTTCTTCCCGATAGGGTGAGTGAGCGGATGGCACCTCTTCCACAGTCCCAGATGTAGAGAATGGGCAGAGCCAAAGTTAGCAAATAGCATAATAAAAAACATTGCACTCACATAATAAAAAGCAACAAGCAGCCACGGATCCTTCCGACAGGTCCTCTGCTTCCCGGTGAGCACCCGCGGGCGCGTCCGACTGCGTGACCGGTACCAGGGAGTCTTGACTGAAGTGTGGTGGCCGTCTGTGGCCACAACTACGAGCGCCGGCAAGGCACAACGCGTTTCACAAATGttttgcttcgtcaggttcctgccggctGCTCGTTTCCTCCGATTGATATAGGCAACTCGTTAACCAATCAGTACTCAATTTTGATTGGCTACATAGATGTGCAAAGCACGATTGGTCCCACAGGCAATTCTTGGGTTTGTTTTCCCCTTAGACCTCTGGACAGTGCTCATGAGGCAGCTCACTACATATTCATGAGGGGGCCTGTGGGAATATTGCCTGCTGTGATTGAGACATTATAAATTGGCCTTTTATTATTGTCTTTCTATTTTGGAGATTGACAGTTTGCGCTGACCAATATCCTGTATCCAGGAGTTTTGTTAGGGAGCCTCTGCTGGAATGGGGAGGGGGATAAACTTTAGACTGTCCCACACAGGGGCCAATATTGAAATGAGGGCAGAGATATATTTATCAGGCTACATTTTTTTATGACTTGATGCCTTATCAGAATGAGTATTTGTAAATCAGTTTTTAAACCGTGGAGTCGCCCTCTGTTCTCACTTATAAATGGTGAGTCTGAATGGGGGTTGAATGTTAATATTATTACTAATATTGTcattgtttatttgtgaagcgccaatgTTTATGTAGGTTACATAAACAGTTGCATACAAGTGAGGAAATATATGCACACACgtaaggtaatgagggccctgctcgtgagagcttacaatctagagcaaGGGGGCGCGacacccagggggggcgcgagactgcctgcgggggaggggcgcacggtttacagaagccccgcgcgcttcctgaaggcacttaaattaagtgcagggggggggagagggggctgcaggtcctctgtaaacctttacttaccttggctccacacacgtcgcatggcaacgcggcggcagAGGTCATGTAACGACATATTGCAATGGCAACGTAACCTCATGACGccgacgccggagccaaggtaaggtgaggtgaccgccggcaggggggcgcagggaaaaaagtttgctccCCCTGATCTAGAGGGAAGACACTATATATTTTATTGAGGAGTAAAAATCCCCCCTAAACATAAACACTTCCAGGATGAGATTATTTAAAGAAAGCATTAAACGCCTCGTTGTTGCCtataaaaaaacacatcactgtccctgtattgtatctgaaTCCCACTGAATGCAAGCTCTGCAGTTCAGGATCCTCCTCCTATTTTATCTGTAtgcctctgtatattagagtgtgagctctgcagaGCAcaactcccttctcccaatgtttcctcctctccctgtattgtcttTGGATCCCATTGTATAttggagtgtaagctctgcgggcagGATATCATtcttttttccctgtattgtataTGGATCCCattgtatattagagtgtaagctctgcggggaaggactcccttctcccaatggttccccctctccctgtattgtatctgcatGTCAATGTATAttggagtgtaagctctgcggggcgggATATCATTATTTTAGTGGTTTCTTttatccctgtattgtatctggaTCCCattgtatattagagtgtaagctctgcaggacaGGATTTGCTTCTCCTAACAGTTCCTCCtcaccctgtattgtatctgtaaccctctgtatattagagtgtaagctcttacGGGGCaagattcccttctcccaatggttcctcctctccctgtattgtatctggaTCCCattgtatattagagtgtaagctctgcggggcagtattcccttctcccaatgtattGCATCTATATCCATCTCCCTGTATTATATATGAGAGAGAATAGTGATACAAAGGGTTAAAACCAGGTACCTGGTCGAGCTGCAGCTCTGTCTCCCTGAACATCAACCAATAGATCAGATTCAGCTCCCTGAACCGGAAGGAAGAACTGAAGACAAAGGGCAGGATGTGTATGCCAAGCCTCTCTCTGAACCAGCACCCTGATTGGC containing:
- the LOC142470720 gene encoding uncharacterized protein LOC142470720 — its product is MFLHPCGGTMDNILQYNYGEDNCAKQPTASKLKTTGRNPAEGSTIEKEAHTETLYISAHSNSCGVVDPYPLHKITQANKCKNSGRPKVRRRNRGQRRCVCSDCGKSFPHNSALVTHQRIHTGEKPYACNQCGKSFTQISSLIRHQRIHTGERPYECAECGKSFIQSAHLVLHQRTHTGEKPYTCRECGKNFTHSSHLVIHQRSHTGEKPYPCIECGKNFTSKTHLVTHQRLHMKDMLYICIECGKSFKNHLSFASHQKAHAVGKPYTCSECGKGFNRSSQLAVHQKSHTGEMPYVCRECGKSFNRNSHLLIHQKTHAVVLFVCPECGKSFTDTSSLHTHQRSHTEEKLYICGECGKSFTEHSGLEIHKRTHT